The proteins below are encoded in one region of Paenarthrobacter ilicis:
- a CDS encoding ABC transporter permease: MLRVAWSQLTTHFRRFVAIGLAVMLSVMFLSATLMVGASTTASLGASIGEAYRNADLVATPGNGEPFTPSVVDAAAGSPAVEQSYAERSTCVTFQAGGGEQFGRLRNAAPAPLEASALSSGKMPSGASEAVLDVKTAEHLGLGVGSVLELHGAGPVKNAKVTITGLLTSTNDPFSSSAAQFIADAPVLNAVQDAGSGYSGVQFSLKPGEDVQAAKDYILHRMEAAGATAPVLETAQEKVTSTVATLSAGQDQLTLVLLAFAGIAILVSTLVVANTFSVLVAQRTRELALLRCLGAGRSQIRGSVMLEALVVGFISSVLGVLAATALMTGLIAWARSQPEQAFATLAVPPSAIIWGLVAGTGLTILAALIPAKAATAVAPLAALRPSDDATVRNRRGKVRLVLGLMAVVGGTALLAYGSMNVSLPVALVGGALSFVGLLVCSTLFIPGVVALAGKLAAPAGVPGKLAAVNATRNPARTSATAAALLIGVTLVSMMMTGAATSRQAFNGALAENYPVDLSAPTAVDGGSVDPRQAVEKIKRLNGVSSATLLQPVATLADPDSSGPGRTVYALSGADAAAVLRDNSIRPAKGIVYLPEDSPAGPTDVATAAGSVQLESKVLRTRNVPAFVESSSLPSAALAGTPAMVWVKLGDAVSTEQVQGIQKEVAAALGVQERTVSGAAIERVTFNSIIDVLLLVVTGLLAIAVVIALIGVANTLSLSVFERTRENSLLRALGLTKGQLRGMLAIEAVLVAGVAAVLGAGLGAVYGWMGAQSALGGVATVTPSVPWLQLLAVLAVAVMAGLLASVLPARRAARLSPVEGLATA; the protein is encoded by the coding sequence ATGCTGCGTGTTGCATGGTCCCAACTGACAACCCACTTCCGGCGATTTGTTGCCATCGGGCTGGCTGTCATGTTGTCCGTGATGTTCCTTTCAGCCACCCTTATGGTGGGCGCCAGCACCACGGCCTCCTTGGGGGCCAGCATCGGCGAGGCCTACCGGAACGCTGACCTGGTGGCGACGCCCGGAAACGGCGAACCCTTCACCCCATCAGTGGTGGATGCCGCGGCCGGCTCCCCCGCTGTGGAGCAGAGCTACGCCGAGCGCTCCACCTGTGTGACGTTCCAGGCCGGGGGCGGCGAGCAGTTTGGCCGCCTGCGCAATGCCGCGCCAGCACCCCTCGAGGCGTCCGCCCTCTCCTCAGGGAAGATGCCGTCCGGAGCTTCGGAAGCTGTGCTCGACGTCAAGACAGCGGAGCACCTTGGCCTCGGTGTGGGGAGCGTCCTTGAGCTCCACGGTGCCGGGCCCGTCAAGAACGCCAAAGTGACCATCACGGGTTTGCTCACATCCACCAACGATCCCTTTTCTTCCTCCGCGGCGCAGTTCATTGCCGATGCACCGGTCCTGAATGCGGTCCAGGATGCAGGTTCGGGCTATTCCGGGGTCCAGTTCTCATTGAAGCCCGGCGAGGACGTTCAGGCGGCCAAGGACTACATCCTCCACCGAATGGAGGCTGCCGGTGCAACCGCACCGGTCCTGGAAACAGCCCAGGAGAAGGTCACTTCCACCGTTGCCACGCTGAGTGCGGGGCAGGATCAACTGACCCTTGTGCTGCTGGCTTTTGCCGGCATTGCAATCCTGGTGTCCACCCTGGTGGTGGCCAACACTTTCTCCGTGTTGGTGGCTCAACGGACCAGGGAACTGGCGCTTCTGCGATGCCTGGGAGCCGGGCGTTCCCAAATTCGCGGCTCCGTGATGCTGGAGGCACTGGTGGTGGGATTCATCTCTTCCGTGCTGGGTGTCCTGGCTGCCACGGCCCTGATGACCGGCCTCATCGCCTGGGCAAGGTCCCAGCCGGAGCAGGCTTTCGCAACACTGGCCGTCCCGCCGTCGGCCATTATCTGGGGATTGGTGGCCGGTACAGGGCTGACCATTCTGGCCGCACTGATCCCCGCCAAGGCGGCCACCGCCGTCGCCCCTCTTGCCGCGCTGCGGCCCAGTGACGACGCTACGGTCCGCAACCGCAGGGGCAAAGTCCGGCTGGTGCTTGGCTTGATGGCTGTGGTGGGCGGAACAGCGCTGCTGGCATATGGCAGCATGAATGTCTCCCTCCCTGTGGCCCTGGTGGGCGGCGCCCTCTCCTTTGTGGGGCTGTTGGTCTGCTCCACCTTGTTCATTCCCGGAGTGGTGGCCCTGGCAGGCAAGCTCGCCGCACCCGCGGGGGTGCCCGGAAAACTGGCTGCGGTCAATGCCACACGGAACCCTGCCAGGACCTCGGCAACAGCAGCCGCCTTGCTCATAGGTGTCACCCTGGTGTCCATGATGATGACGGGCGCCGCCACGTCACGCCAGGCGTTCAATGGCGCCCTGGCCGAAAACTACCCGGTGGACCTCTCGGCACCAACTGCCGTGGATGGAGGTTCGGTCGACCCGCGCCAGGCGGTGGAGAAGATCAAAAGACTGAACGGCGTCAGCTCTGCCACCTTGTTGCAGCCGGTGGCTACCTTGGCCGATCCCGACAGCTCCGGCCCGGGCCGTACAGTGTATGCGCTGTCCGGGGCCGACGCGGCGGCGGTCCTGCGGGACAACAGCATCCGTCCGGCCAAGGGAATTGTCTACTTGCCGGAGGACTCCCCTGCCGGACCCACTGATGTGGCCACGGCGGCAGGTTCCGTTCAGCTTGAGTCAAAGGTGCTCCGCACGCGGAATGTGCCGGCCTTCGTGGAGTCTTCAAGCCTCCCGTCCGCGGCTCTGGCGGGGACCCCGGCCATGGTCTGGGTGAAGTTGGGCGACGCCGTCTCCACTGAACAGGTTCAAGGCATCCAGAAGGAGGTTGCCGCGGCCCTCGGCGTGCAGGAACGGACTGTCAGTGGCGCAGCCATTGAACGGGTTACCTTCAACAGCATTATCGATGTGCTCTTGCTGGTGGTCACGGGGCTGCTCGCCATCGCCGTGGTGATTGCCCTGATCGGCGTTGCCAATACCCTGTCCCTGTCGGTTTTTGAGCGAACCCGGGAGAACTCGTTGTTGCGCGCCCTGGGGCTCACCAAGGGACAGCTCCGGGGCATGTTGGCGATCGAAGCCGTGCTGGTGGCCGGGGTGGCGGCAGTCCTGGGCGCCGGCCTGGGTGCTGTCTACGGTTGGATGGGGGCCCAGTCAGCCCTCGGCGGCGTAGCGACGGTGACGCCCTCCGTGCCGTGGCTGCAGTTGCTGGCCGTCCTTGCTGTGGCGGTCATGGCGGGTCTGCTGGCCTCCGTCCTCCCGGCCCGGCGCGCTGCACGCTTGTCACCGGTGGAGGGTTTGGCCACCGCCTGA
- the metG gene encoding methionine--tRNA ligase produces MTSPEKSPFYITTAISYPNGVPHIGHAYEVIATDAMARFKRLDGHDVFFMTGTDEHGLKMQQSAEKEGISAKELADRNSAAFQQMSRDLGISHDRFIRTTDQDHHAASQAIWKKMEANGDIYLSKYEGWYSVRDEAYYVEDDTVVKEDGLRYSKETDTLVTWTAEESYFFRLSNYQEKLLALYGDQPEFGAPQSRFNEVISFVKRGLEDLSISRTTFDWGVPVPGDKKHVMYVWVDALTNYLTGVGYPDVESESFKKFWPADVHVIGKDISRFHAIYWPAFLMSAGLELPRRVMIHGFLTNNGVKMSKSLGNVVAPQDFVAQYGLDQCRYFFLREVPFGADGNYNHEAIVGRMNSDLANNFGNLAQRSLSMVAKNCEGRVPAPAAFTDDDTALLAQAGKLLDIARSAYEKQEFSRALEAIWTVLGDTNAYFAEQAPWVLRKTDVERMNTVLYVTLEVVRIVAILSQPVMPASSAKLLEVLGQPEGEARQFSAIATPLLAGTQLPAPAPVFPRYEEPAEA; encoded by the coding sequence GTGACGTCTCCAGAGAAATCCCCGTTCTACATCACCACGGCCATCAGCTACCCCAACGGCGTGCCGCACATCGGCCACGCTTATGAGGTCATTGCAACTGATGCCATGGCGCGTTTCAAGCGCCTTGACGGTCACGACGTCTTCTTCATGACCGGGACGGACGAGCACGGACTGAAGATGCAGCAGTCCGCTGAGAAGGAAGGGATCTCCGCCAAAGAGCTCGCGGACCGTAACTCGGCTGCCTTCCAGCAGATGAGCCGTGACCTGGGGATCTCGCACGATCGCTTTATCCGCACCACTGACCAGGACCACCACGCCGCCTCGCAGGCCATTTGGAAGAAGATGGAAGCCAACGGCGACATCTACCTGTCCAAATACGAAGGCTGGTACTCCGTCCGCGATGAGGCGTACTACGTCGAGGACGACACCGTGGTGAAGGAGGACGGGCTCCGTTATTCCAAGGAGACGGACACCTTGGTGACTTGGACAGCGGAGGAAAGCTACTTCTTCAGGCTCTCCAACTACCAGGAGAAGCTGTTGGCCCTGTACGGGGACCAACCTGAGTTCGGTGCCCCGCAGTCCCGCTTCAACGAGGTGATCAGCTTCGTCAAGCGCGGACTGGAAGACCTCTCCATCAGCCGCACCACTTTTGACTGGGGCGTTCCCGTACCCGGGGACAAAAAGCACGTCATGTATGTGTGGGTGGACGCGCTGACCAACTACCTCACCGGCGTGGGGTACCCGGACGTGGAATCGGAATCCTTCAAGAAGTTCTGGCCGGCAGATGTCCATGTGATCGGCAAGGACATTTCGCGCTTCCACGCCATCTACTGGCCGGCTTTCCTCATGAGTGCGGGCCTGGAACTTCCCCGGCGCGTCATGATTCATGGCTTCCTGACCAACAACGGCGTGAAGATGTCCAAGTCGCTGGGCAATGTTGTGGCCCCGCAGGACTTTGTTGCACAGTACGGCCTGGATCAGTGCCGCTACTTCTTCCTCCGGGAAGTCCCTTTCGGCGCAGATGGCAACTACAACCACGAGGCAATCGTGGGACGCATGAACTCGGACCTTGCCAACAACTTCGGTAATTTGGCGCAGCGTTCGCTTTCCATGGTGGCAAAGAACTGTGAGGGACGCGTTCCGGCTCCGGCGGCGTTCACGGACGATGACACGGCCCTGTTGGCCCAGGCCGGAAAATTGTTGGACATCGCCCGCTCTGCCTATGAAAAGCAGGAGTTCAGCCGCGCCCTCGAGGCCATCTGGACCGTGCTGGGTGACACCAACGCCTACTTTGCCGAGCAAGCCCCGTGGGTACTGCGAAAGACCGACGTCGAACGCATGAACACGGTGCTGTACGTCACCCTGGAAGTTGTCCGCATTGTGGCGATCCTTTCACAACCGGTGATGCCGGCGTCGTCCGCGAAGCTCCTTGAGGTTCTTGGACAGCCGGAAGGCGAGGCGAGGCAGTTCTCCGCGATCGCAACGCCGCTCCTGGCCGGTACCCAGCTCCCTGCTCCGGCGCCGGTTTTCCCACGGTACGAAGAGCCGGCCGAAGCGTAG
- a CDS encoding ABC transporter ATP-binding protein: MTDNLNPELTATPESTEESLQTRANTIVRAADHATPLELSRVTIHYGGDKGGAEEVDVVDDFNLTLHAGEMHCIAGRSGSGKTSILTVSAGLTLPTSGKVFWEGVPLDSMGDDEIADRRRALIGYVDQGGALIDGMSALENVLLPAVPDGEVEQRTEMAKDLLDLVGLGRRMRHRPAQLSGGERQRVAIARALILGTRVLVVDEPTASLDRAAANRIIGILKDTTSDGIAVMVASHDHELVRLSDTLTELN; this comes from the coding sequence ATGACTGACAACCTCAACCCCGAGCTGACGGCCACCCCGGAATCCACGGAAGAGTCGCTGCAGACCCGCGCCAACACCATTGTCAGGGCCGCGGACCATGCCACTCCGTTGGAGCTGAGCCGTGTCACCATCCACTACGGCGGAGACAAGGGCGGAGCCGAAGAGGTGGACGTCGTGGACGACTTCAACCTCACCCTGCACGCGGGGGAGATGCACTGCATCGCCGGCCGAAGCGGCTCCGGCAAGACCAGCATCCTGACCGTCAGCGCCGGCCTGACCCTGCCGACGTCGGGCAAGGTCTTTTGGGAAGGCGTCCCGTTGGACTCCATGGGCGACGACGAGATCGCCGACCGCCGACGCGCCCTGATTGGTTACGTCGATCAAGGCGGTGCCCTGATCGACGGCATGAGCGCCCTGGAAAACGTGCTGCTTCCCGCGGTTCCGGATGGCGAGGTGGAACAGCGCACTGAGATGGCGAAGGACCTCCTTGACCTGGTGGGCCTTGGACGCCGTATGCGGCACCGTCCAGCCCAGCTCTCCGGCGGTGAGCGCCAGCGTGTTGCCATTGCCCGCGCACTCATCCTGGGTACCCGTGTCCTGGTGGTTGACGAGCCCACCGCCAGCCTGGACCGTGCCGCTGCAAATCGCATCATCGGAATCCTGAAGGACACCACCAGCGATGGCATCGCCGTCATGGTGGCTTCCCACGACCACGAGCTGGTGCGCCTCAGCGATACGCTGACCGAACTTAACTAA
- a CDS encoding FtsX-like permease family protein: MNAVQRFIRSRVLLLTAAILIVAMCLSVLVQSQSQAALNRTVDENSRGLYDILVQAKPEQSQDGQGGALIQPEIANGQGGISFDQLEKIRAMGQTAVAAPISLVSRVSQNLEAPKLNAMDYLGYNSGLAGAITAGDPSALDAGKWPAAESVLSDTPKKYRLTASATSSDGVNQQTLFKTSAEGTLGKGRLVQEQAAGGSNVRIAGPSGETGIKFPAPALGSEHNLFNLSIALPMAPEVTESVVAVDPAAERALLGSAGDFLAPLEKAPPADARDAGAIGRHFESLFTTGLSMKQLEEGPDFLGVKLKYWAPLMTQYQQAKRDGLLTDDSKAIPLIVRTGTSLDLQYSVKIEELDDSGKVVKDVGTVTRSLDKDYLPFVSKSPFALEWPGSTDHSQLLGSTASFSQGLYNPATWSADFAAAPQYKDGDQAANGASDKSATPGDWVTVNRLPEKSSLGAAVDQTQRKPVDERSYREDLETGKKPAAPLPMVYGTFDPSAVQSAAGDVNKLPLGGYDPAPMTLTKDANGKDVDPQGLKPSLSATGLVSQSAGAITDYYGLAAARGYDSNANVIDAVRVRASAPGNWKTAQPDVEKLATQIRELGLEATVVAGSAREDANIFVPGYSKDDAGKESPLGTVQQSWVRQDAADAVSGSLTGTNITLLFLTLLGATLLTGASTVSYIRQRRSEAGILRAMGWTQKRIRSWVLEEFAVGAAALTAAGVILSLLSWNIATVIVSATMLVIYCAAALLAAQQLRHRVVVDQEPQHDERLVTVDSPLTFANRQLTTNRFNSISLAIAVGVFGAAVGALIALLIDIPRAAGASALSGLAAASIALPSVILGVFGVVVGLLLTLVTGRFELHAKREYLGTLRAMGWNPDMLGQVRFFENALVGTVALPLGVLGALGLGLLLAPYAALWAGLAGLLAVICWIPIATKVVK, from the coding sequence ATGAACGCCGTCCAAAGGTTCATCAGAAGCCGTGTGCTGCTGCTGACCGCGGCCATTTTGATCGTCGCCATGTGCTTGTCCGTGCTGGTCCAGAGTCAGTCCCAGGCTGCCCTGAACCGGACCGTGGATGAGAACTCCAGGGGACTCTACGACATCCTGGTCCAGGCCAAGCCTGAGCAGTCCCAGGACGGCCAGGGTGGTGCGCTGATCCAGCCCGAAATCGCCAACGGCCAGGGCGGCATCAGCTTTGACCAGTTGGAAAAGATCCGCGCCATGGGACAAACGGCCGTGGCCGCGCCCATCAGCCTGGTGTCCCGGGTCTCGCAGAACCTTGAAGCGCCAAAGCTCAACGCCATGGACTACCTGGGCTACAACTCCGGCCTGGCCGGTGCCATCACGGCCGGTGATCCATCGGCACTGGACGCCGGCAAATGGCCTGCAGCCGAATCCGTGTTGAGTGATACGCCGAAGAAGTACCGGCTGACCGCCTCCGCCACCAGCTCGGATGGCGTCAACCAGCAGACACTCTTCAAGACCAGCGCCGAAGGCACCCTGGGCAAGGGCCGCCTGGTCCAGGAGCAGGCAGCCGGCGGAAGCAACGTACGCATCGCCGGCCCGTCGGGGGAGACCGGCATTAAATTCCCGGCACCGGCACTGGGCTCTGAACACAACCTGTTCAATCTCTCAATAGCGCTTCCCATGGCGCCCGAGGTGACCGAATCCGTCGTCGCCGTTGACCCTGCCGCCGAACGGGCGCTTCTTGGCTCTGCCGGTGACTTCCTGGCACCCCTGGAAAAAGCTCCGCCGGCCGATGCGCGCGACGCAGGGGCCATTGGCCGCCACTTCGAAAGCCTGTTCACCACCGGATTGAGCATGAAACAGCTGGAAGAAGGCCCCGACTTCCTGGGCGTCAAGCTAAAATACTGGGCTCCCTTGATGACCCAGTACCAGCAGGCCAAGCGCGACGGTCTCCTGACCGACGATTCCAAGGCCATCCCGCTGATCGTCCGCACCGGTACGTCCCTTGACCTGCAGTACTCGGTGAAGATCGAGGAACTCGATGACAGCGGGAAGGTTGTCAAGGACGTCGGAACAGTGACGCGTTCGCTGGACAAGGATTACCTTCCGTTCGTTTCCAAGTCGCCTTTCGCACTCGAATGGCCGGGTTCCACCGACCACAGCCAGCTTTTGGGAAGCACTGCCTCCTTCAGCCAAGGCCTCTACAACCCCGCCACGTGGAGCGCGGATTTTGCTGCTGCTCCGCAGTACAAGGACGGTGACCAGGCCGCCAATGGCGCCTCGGACAAGAGTGCGACGCCGGGCGACTGGGTGACGGTCAACCGCCTGCCGGAGAAGTCCTCCCTTGGCGCAGCCGTGGACCAGACCCAGCGCAAACCTGTTGACGAGCGCTCGTATCGCGAGGACCTCGAGACCGGCAAGAAGCCTGCCGCCCCGTTGCCCATGGTGTACGGAACATTCGATCCGTCAGCAGTGCAGTCTGCCGCCGGCGATGTGAACAAGCTGCCGTTGGGTGGCTACGACCCAGCACCGATGACCCTCACCAAAGACGCCAACGGCAAGGACGTTGACCCCCAGGGCCTCAAGCCTTCGTTGAGCGCCACGGGCCTGGTCAGCCAGTCCGCCGGTGCCATCACCGATTACTATGGTCTCGCAGCCGCCCGGGGTTATGACTCCAACGCCAACGTGATTGACGCCGTCCGTGTCCGCGCCAGCGCGCCAGGCAACTGGAAGACCGCCCAGCCGGACGTTGAGAAGTTGGCCACCCAGATCCGGGAGCTTGGACTGGAAGCCACCGTGGTGGCAGGTTCAGCCCGTGAAGACGCGAACATCTTTGTTCCCGGATACAGCAAGGACGACGCCGGCAAGGAGTCTCCGCTGGGCACCGTCCAGCAGTCCTGGGTACGCCAGGATGCGGCTGATGCCGTCTCAGGGTCCCTCACCGGAACAAACATCACGCTGCTCTTCCTCACGCTGCTGGGCGCCACGTTGCTGACCGGTGCCTCCACCGTGAGTTACATCCGGCAGCGCCGTTCCGAGGCCGGCATTCTCCGCGCCATGGGATGGACACAGAAACGTATCCGCTCGTGGGTCTTGGAAGAATTCGCCGTGGGTGCCGCTGCACTGACAGCAGCGGGCGTTATTCTCAGCTTGCTGAGTTGGAACATCGCCACGGTCATCGTCTCGGCCACCATGCTGGTCATTTACTGCGCCGCAGCCTTGTTGGCCGCACAGCAGTTGCGCCACCGTGTGGTGGTTGACCAGGAACCCCAGCACGACGAGCGTTTGGTGACAGTGGATTCGCCGCTGACCTTCGCCAACCGCCAGCTCACCACCAACCGGTTCAACTCCATTTCCCTGGCGATCGCCGTGGGTGTCTTCGGCGCTGCGGTCGGTGCGCTGATCGCACTGCTGATCGATATTCCCCGGGCCGCTGGTGCCAGTGCCTTGAGTGGTTTGGCTGCCGCCAGCATCGCCCTGCCCAGCGTGATCCTGGGTGTGTTCGGTGTGGTGGTGGGATTGCTGCTGACCCTTGTCACCGGACGCTTTGAGCTCCACGCCAAGCGGGAGTACTTGGGGACCCTGCGTGCCATGGGCTGGAACCCGGACATGCTCGGCCAAGTGCGCTTCTTCGAAAACGCCTTGGTAGGTACGGTGGCACTTCCCCTGGGCGTCCTGGGTGCCCTCGGCCTGGGACTTCTCCTGGCCCCCTACGCAGCCTTGTGGGCCGGGCTGGCCGGTTTGCTGGCCGTAATTTGCTGGATTCCGATTGCAACGAAAGTAGTCAAATGA
- the serA gene encoding phosphoglycerate dehydrogenase, which produces MSASKPVVLLAEELSPATVEALGPDFEIRQTDGADRAQLLSAIADVDAILVRSATQVDAEAIAAAKNLKIIARAGVGLDNVDIKSATQAGVMVVNAPTSNIVSAAELTVGHILSLARHIPQASSALKNGEWKRSKYTGIELFEKKIGIIGLGRIGALVAARLQGFETEILAYDPYITSARAAQLGVKLVTLDELLENADFITIHMPKTPETVGMLGADAFRKMKESAYVINVARGGLVDEEALYTALKEGQIAGAGVDVFVKEPSTDLPFFALDNVVVTPHLGASTDEAQEKAGVSVAKSVRLALAGELVPDAVNVAGGVIAQDVRPGIPLIEKLGRIFTALTHASLTQIDVEVAGEIAALDVKVLELAALKGVFADVVTEQVSYVNAPVIAEQRGINTRLITTADAEDYRNVLTIRGALSDGSQISVAGTLTGPKQVEKLVGVNGYDVEIPISEHLVVVAYADRPGVIGTIGHILGMNNINIGGMQVARQTEGGQVLALLTIDSSVPQQVLEAIKAGIGADMVREVDLED; this is translated from the coding sequence GTGTCAGCCAGCAAACCCGTTGTCCTCCTCGCTGAGGAACTTTCGCCCGCCACCGTAGAGGCGCTCGGCCCGGACTTCGAAATCCGCCAGACCGACGGCGCCGACCGCGCGCAGTTGCTGTCCGCAATCGCTGACGTGGACGCCATCCTGGTCCGTTCGGCAACCCAGGTGGACGCAGAAGCGATCGCTGCCGCGAAGAACCTGAAGATCATTGCGCGCGCAGGCGTTGGACTGGACAACGTGGACATCAAGTCCGCGACCCAGGCCGGCGTCATGGTGGTGAACGCACCTACCTCCAACATCGTCTCCGCTGCCGAGCTGACGGTGGGCCACATCCTGAGCCTGGCCCGTCACATTCCCCAGGCCAGTTCTGCCCTCAAAAACGGTGAGTGGAAGCGTTCGAAGTACACAGGCATTGAGCTTTTCGAGAAGAAGATCGGCATCATCGGCCTCGGCCGTATCGGCGCCCTCGTGGCGGCACGCCTGCAGGGCTTCGAAACCGAGATCCTTGCCTACGACCCCTACATCACCTCGGCCCGGGCTGCCCAGTTGGGCGTCAAGCTGGTAACGCTCGATGAGCTTTTGGAGAATGCGGACTTCATCACCATCCACATGCCCAAGACGCCGGAGACGGTTGGCATGCTGGGCGCTGACGCCTTCCGCAAGATGAAGGAGTCCGCTTACGTCATCAACGTGGCCCGCGGCGGCCTGGTGGACGAGGAAGCGCTATACACCGCTCTGAAGGAGGGCCAGATTGCCGGTGCAGGCGTTGACGTGTTCGTCAAGGAGCCCAGCACCGACCTTCCCTTCTTTGCCCTCGACAACGTAGTGGTGACCCCGCACCTTGGAGCCTCAACCGATGAAGCCCAGGAGAAGGCCGGTGTTTCGGTAGCCAAGTCTGTCCGCCTGGCCCTTGCCGGGGAACTGGTTCCTGACGCCGTCAACGTGGCCGGTGGCGTCATTGCCCAGGATGTCCGGCCCGGAATCCCGCTGATCGAGAAACTGGGCCGGATTTTCACCGCTCTGACCCACGCTTCCCTGACCCAGATCGATGTTGAAGTGGCCGGCGAAATTGCGGCACTGGATGTCAAGGTCCTGGAGCTTGCCGCACTGAAGGGTGTCTTCGCCGACGTCGTGACGGAACAGGTTTCCTACGTCAACGCGCCGGTTATTGCCGAGCAGCGCGGCATCAACACCCGATTGATCACCACCGCCGATGCTGAGGACTACCGCAACGTCCTGACCATCCGGGGTGCGCTCAGCGACGGCTCGCAGATCTCCGTGGCCGGAACCCTGACCGGTCCCAAGCAGGTGGAAAAACTGGTGGGCGTCAACGGATACGACGTCGAAATCCCCATCAGCGAGCACCTGGTGGTGGTGGCCTACGCTGACCGTCCCGGCGTGATTGGTACTATCGGACACATTTTGGGCATGAACAACATCAACATCGGCGGTATGCAGGTGGCCCGCCAGACCGAAGGCGGGCAGGTACTGGCCCTCCTGACCATTGACAGCTCGGTTCCGCAGCAGGTGCTGGAAGCCATCAAGGCCGGCATCGGTGCTGACATGGTCCGTGAGGTGGACCTGGAGGACTAG
- the ilvC gene encoding ketol-acid reductoisomerase, with amino-acid sequence MTEMFYDDDADLSIIQGRKVAIVGYGSQGHAHALNLRDSGVEVVIALKDGSKSAAKAQDAGFTVKNVADAAEWADVIMILAPDQHQRSIFNDSIKDKLTEGKALAFAHGFNIRFGYIEAPAGVDVILIAPKAPGHTVRREFEAGRGIPDIIAVEQDASGAAWDLAKSYAKAIGGTRAGVIKTTFTEETETDLFGEQSVLCGGVSQLVQYGFETLTEAGYQPQIAYFEVLHELKLIVDLMWEGGIAKQRWSVSDTAEYGDYVSGPRVITPEVKENMKAVLADIQSGAFAKRFIDDQDNGGAEFKELRAKAEQHPIEEVGRELRSLFSWQQQDADYVEGSAAR; translated from the coding sequence GTGACTGAAATGTTCTACGACGACGACGCAGACCTGTCGATCATCCAGGGCCGCAAAGTAGCCATTGTTGGTTACGGCTCACAGGGCCACGCCCACGCACTGAACCTGCGCGATTCCGGCGTCGAGGTAGTCATTGCGCTTAAGGACGGCTCCAAGTCTGCCGCCAAGGCCCAGGACGCGGGCTTCACGGTCAAGAACGTTGCCGACGCTGCTGAATGGGCAGACGTCATCATGATCCTGGCTCCGGACCAGCACCAGCGCTCGATCTTCAACGACTCCATCAAGGACAAGCTGACCGAGGGTAAGGCACTTGCCTTCGCGCACGGCTTCAACATCCGCTTTGGCTACATTGAAGCTCCCGCCGGCGTTGACGTCATCCTGATCGCTCCGAAGGCTCCGGGCCACACTGTGCGCCGCGAGTTCGAAGCCGGCCGTGGCATCCCGGACATCATTGCTGTTGAGCAGGACGCTTCCGGTGCCGCTTGGGACCTCGCAAAGTCCTACGCCAAGGCAATCGGCGGAACCCGCGCCGGCGTCATCAAGACCACCTTCACCGAAGAGACCGAAACCGACCTCTTCGGCGAGCAGTCCGTTCTTTGTGGTGGCGTTTCACAGCTCGTCCAGTACGGCTTTGAAACCCTGACCGAAGCCGGCTACCAGCCCCAGATCGCCTACTTCGAGGTCCTCCACGAGCTCAAGCTCATTGTGGACCTCATGTGGGAAGGTGGCATCGCCAAGCAGCGCTGGAGCGTCTCTGATACCGCTGAATACGGCGACTACGTTTCCGGCCCCCGCGTCATCACCCCCGAGGTGAAGGAAAACATGAAGGCCGTCCTGGCGGACATCCAGAGTGGTGCCTTCGCCAAGCGCTTCATCGATGACCAGGACAACGGCGGCGCAGAATTCAAGGAACTCCGTGCCAAGGCCGAGCAGCACCCCATCGAGGAAGTCGGACGCGAACTGCGTTCACTCTTCTCCTGGCAGCAGCAGGACGCCGACTACGTCGAAGGTTCCGCAGCCCGCTGA
- the ilvN gene encoding acetolactate synthase small subunit, with the protein MTRHTLSVLVEDKPGVLTRVASLFARRAFNINSLAVGPTEVPGMSRMTVVVDADGDLIEQVTKQLNKLVNVIKIVELTSESSVQRDHILVKVRADAATRLQVTQAADLFRAAVVDVSTDSLVIEATGTPEKLAALLSVLEPFGIREIVQSGTLAVGRGSRSMSDRALRSA; encoded by the coding sequence ATGACCCGCCACACACTGTCCGTTCTGGTCGAAGACAAGCCCGGCGTGCTGACCCGGGTGGCCAGCCTTTTTGCCCGCCGTGCCTTCAACATCAATTCACTGGCCGTTGGACCCACCGAGGTTCCCGGCATGTCCCGCATGACGGTTGTCGTCGATGCCGACGGCGACCTGATCGAGCAGGTTACCAAGCAGCTCAACAAATTGGTCAACGTGATCAAAATTGTCGAACTGACCTCCGAATCTTCCGTACAGCGTGACCACATCCTGGTCAAAGTACGTGCGGATGCCGCGACACGTCTGCAGGTTACCCAGGCTGCAGACCTGTTCCGAGCCGCTGTTGTTGACGTGTCCACAGACTCGTTGGTGATTGAGGCAACCGGTACTCCGGAAAAGCTCGCAGCACTCTTGTCAGTGCTGGAGCCGTTCGGCATCCGTGAAATAGTGCAGTCCGGCACCTTGGCCGTTGGACGGGGATCCCGCTCCATGAGTGACAGGGCGCTCCGCTCCGCGTGA